From Oryza sativa Japonica Group chromosome 4, ASM3414082v1, one genomic window encodes:
- the LOC4337325 gene encoding flavanone 3-dioxygenase 3-like, with protein MSDTSKGIPQEQLPSQELHPPPMPVINLGHLSLDDPTVRSRVVNDIAKACRDLGYFQVISHGISQSVMDGAIEAASEFFKLPNEIKKEYASDDIRQPVRYDTSSKDGISMSRAFLKHYAHPLCDWLQYWPQQPPIYREYMAKYAVEVRVVALKLMEAILEGLGIGKEYMQEKFEEGLQLLSVNCYPKVSQSDTSIGLAAHSDYGLLTILLTSCQGLEVVDRSSNSWKVVQQLPHALHVHVGDHMEVLSNGRIKTVVHRAVLNPQEARISLASIHGFALHEKVSSAKELVDEENPQKYKENSFNDFLEHLTANMDNRQRNFLESLRM; from the exons ATGTCTGACACGTCGAAGGGTATCCCTCAAGAGCAGCTGCCATCACAGGAGCTCCACCCGCCGCCAATGCCAGTGATCAACCTTGGCCACCTCAGTCTTGATGATCCCACGGTGCGGTCCCGGGTGGTCAACGATATCGCCAAAGCATGCCGTGATCTGGGATACTTCCAG GTTATAAGTCATGGGATCAGTCAATCAGTCATGGATGGTGCTATTGAAGCTGCTTCAGAATTCTTCAAACTGCCAAATGAGATAAAGAAAGAGTATGCATCAGATGATATCCGGCAACCTGTTAGATACGATACCAGCTCAAAGGATGGCATTAGTATGTCTCGGGCATTCCTGAAGCATTATGCCCATCCCCTCTGCGATTGGCTGCAATACTGGCCACAGCAACCACCAATATATAG GGAATACATGGCAAAATATGCCGTAGAAGTAAGGGTGGTGGCTCTGAAACTGATGGAAGCAATTCTAGAAGGCCTAGGCATTGGCAAGGAATACATGCAAGAGAAATTTGAGGAAGGCTTACAGCTATTGTCAGTGAATTGCTACCCTAAAGTGTCTCAAAGTGATACGTCAATAGGTCTGGCAGCACATTCTGATTATGGGCTCCTAACCATCTTGCTCACAAGTTGTCAGGGCCTTGAGGTTGTTGACCGCAGCAGCAACAGCTGGAAAGTGGTCCAGCAACTCCCACATGCATTGCATGTCCATGTAGGAGACCACATGGAAGTTCTAAGCAATGGCCGAATCAAGACTGTTGTGCACCGCGCTGTTCTGAATCCTCAAGAAGCAAGGATTTCTCTCGCTAGCATTCATGGTTTTGCACTGCATGAGAAGGTCTCCAGTGCCAAAGAGCTGGTCGACGAGGAAAATCCACAAAAGTACAAAGAAAACAGCTTTAATGACTTCCTAGAGCATCTCACTGCCAATATGGACAACAGGCAAAGGAACTTTCTTGAGAGCCTTAGAATGTAA
- the LOC4337327 gene encoding 2-oxoglutarate-dependent dioxygenase 21, chloroplastic-like: protein MPAVAGSLYMASQHKGVPPPLPPPPRPLPVINLGRLTMDSASRALAVRDIVLACRERGCFEVVNHGISRSCMNGALEAASEFFQLSTERKEEFASDDIRQPIRYDTSSRDGISMSRSFLKHYANPLDDWIKFWPTQPPTYREKMGEYAVETQRVSMQLMEAILQGLGLGPSYLQEKLEGGVQFVALNNYPQSSAKKADKIGLAPHSDYGFLTILLQSSPGLEVMHHEDDAWTSVPAIPGALHVHVGDHLEVLSNGQLKSLVHRAVLNPNESRISIASIHGLSMDEEVHCAEELVDEHHPKMYRGSSFQDFLDFLPANMNRYKRYVESLRIDKP, encoded by the exons ATGCCCGCCGTGGCCGGGAGCTTGTACATGGCGAGCCAGCACAAGGGAgtgcctccgccgctgccgccgccgccgcggccattgCCGGTGATCAACCTGGGCCGGCTCACCATGGACAGTGCCTCGCGGGCGCTCGCCGTGCGGGATATCGTGCTGGCGTGCCGTGAACGTGGCTGCTTTGAG GTGGTGAACCATGGCATCAGCAGGTCTTGCATGAATGGCGCCCTCGAAGCCGCCTCCGAGTTCTTCCAGCTATCGACGGAGCGCAAGGAGGAGTTCGCGTCGGACGACATCCGGCAGCCCATCAGGTACGACACGAGCTCGAGGGACGGGATCAGCATGTCCAGGTCATTTCTGAAGCACTATGCCAATCCCCTGGACGACTGGATCAAGTTCTGGCCGACGCAGCCACCAACTTACAG GGAGAAAATGGGTGAGTACGCCGTGGAGACGCAGCGAGTGTCAATGCAGCTCATGGAAGCAATCCTGCAGGGCCTGGGATTAGGGCCATCGTACCTGCAAGAAAAGCTTGAAGGAGGGGTGCAGTTCGTGGCCTTGAACAACTACCCGCAGTCATCGGCGAAGAAAGCCGACAAGATCGGCTTGGCTCCTCACTCTGATTATGGCTTCCTCACCATCCTGTTGCAGAGCTCCCCAGGGCTTGAGGTGATGCACCATGAGGATGATGCCTGGACATCTGTCCCTGCTATCCCTGGGGCTCTCCATGTCCATGTAGGAGACCACCTGGAAGTGTTGAGCAATGGCCAGCTCAAGTCCCTTGTCCATCGAGCCGTTCTCAACCCAAACGAGTCAAGGATTTCTATTGCCAGCATCCATGGTCTCTCGATGGATGAAGAGGTCCACTGCGCCGAAGAGCTCGTCGATGAACACCACCCCAAAATGTACAGGGGAAGCAGCTTCCAGGACTTCCTGGACTTCCTGCCAGCAAACATGAACAGGTATAAGAGGTATGTCGAGAGCCTCAGGATCGACAAACCCTGA